The DNA region GATCCTTTTATATTAATCCCTATACCCCCTCATGCCTTATCAGAAtaagagatatggatcaatctaCAAAGGAGGTACCTTGCTATGGATTTCATTTAGACTTGCCTACACACCGTAGGTTGCAAGCATAGCAATGCTGAGGTGTTTGAGCATCTAAATATTCGGCGTCGATCGGGCACTCCGACGTATGATTAGATAGATGTAAAAGTAGCACGCACTTCCTCAATTTTGGACACCGAGGCCACTTCTGGTTTTGCTAAAGAAAAGGATCACCAGGTGGAAAAGCATCAGAGAGATGCAGAGGCCATGAAAGCTCTTCAGTGCGAGGTGGTCGGCCTGAGGTGGGTGCTTCATGATGCTCTTCAACAAACTATATGGTACTATGAAGGATCAACGTGTTCGTTTCCGAATGTCTCTCAATTCCAAGATCTGAGAGAGTTGCAGATGGTGGAGATGGAAAATGCCAGAATTGAAGGCTGATTTACCTTTGATATAGTGACTTGAAAATGTTGTTGATTAGTAAATTGAAGATTGAATATGAATTTCAAGATTCCAGATCTAGAGCTTTTACGCTCGATTGATAGCGTTTTTGAAGCGAACGTGATTTTTATGGAAAATGTAGGAATTAAAATTTGATTCCCACAGATGGCGCCATTATCCCATTTGGGAGCCAGAAATGTATGTTCCAGCCTCTCGAAGGAACTAGAAATGATGAGAGTCGGATGATTTTTGGTTTTGAACGATGGTTCCAATCTCCTTTACGGTGGCACGAGATGGACCTGCATGGTTAGCACTCCAATGCCCAAATTATTTCAAGGTTCAAGATGAGTAAAGTGAAATGGAGATTAGAGATTATGCACCTTCTCATAATGTGTGAActatttttatatttttgatCGAGTAGAGTGAGCTTAAGATGGATAGGGCCTTGGTCAATTAGGTCTTTGGCCGGTCCAGAATAATTACTATTATCAGATCTAATGCATTGAGACAAAAAACTTAGTGAGATTAGAAGTCTCTGATTTTAATCTCGTGATAAATAACCAAGTGAATCTACTTTTGTCATCAACAACGGTCAAAAAATATCTGAATCCAAACAAGAATGAAACTTAAATTGGTCGCCAAATATCCATGTGGAGTAAATCAAAAGATGCATTAGATATATGAGTACTATGAGAAAAAATAAATCTTGTTTGTTTAGCATAGAAACATACACAATAAATAATAGAAGAAGAGTTTAAAAATAGTGCACCATCAGTATAAAGAAGTATTCCACAGTCATCCAATCAAAATATTTTACACTGTCAAATCCTAacaatattttgaaaataaaagtGTTATGTGACGGAATACATATCTCTCATTGGTTGACAGTATAAAATTATTTTACATTATCACTATCAATGTATATTCCTTTTTTTCATAGAAGAAACATTAACTTTGATAAAAGGAAAAACAGTGTTAAGCTCGACCAATTTGTCAATTGAAAATCGTAATGTTAAAGAACCAACCAACAAACTGAAAAACTGGCAAAAAAAAATGAAACAATCGGCCAACGGTGTAAACGATTTTTCTTTCTGGTTCAACcctattttttatttttctttcctCTTCATTCTTAGTTACATGATGAAAATGATATGAATCTCACATTTATATTAAAAAGAACGGAAAAAAAACTTCTAGGAAGAGGGATTTGAGACGGATAAATAGAAGAAATAGATGTCAATGTTCATATGAAGCAATGCAGTAGTTTTCTTTACCTTTGAAGCCAGGTGGATAGCCATGCTTGAGGAAACAAGTCTCAACTGTGTGATTAGTTCTCCCACAATGAGTGCAGACACGGTTGTGTCCTCGAGCTCCACCTTGTGGCTTTCCTCTGAAAGTTTGACCATTCTCGCCATTAGCATGTCATGAATAAGAGTTGTGAAGCTAAAATGTAGTTACTTCTTCGTTAACTGAAGCAGTAGGAATGATCATGGATGACCCCTGCATAGTTTATCTCTCTTTCTTGTTGAATCACCAATGAAAAGGCTTTGTCAATGGTGGGAAGGGGCTGCATCATTATTATTTAAGATTTGGAATGTGTAAACTTTCCATTCAACCCTTTAAGAAACCTGATAACATAGTCTTGATCTCTGTATTTTCGAATTGAACCAATGGCACCACAAGAACACGGTATGGCGCAAGAACAAGCTGGTACGGGACGATAATTCTCGAGTTCATCCCACATTACCTTCAATTGAGTGAAATAGTTCGAAACATCAAGAGAACCTTGACGAAATTTGTATAAATCTTCTTGAATATCTGAAATGCGGAAAATATCACCTTGCGAAAATCGGAGCTGCAAATTCTTCCATACGCCAGCTGCACTTTCGACCTACAACACAAACTTAGCAATAGATTCGGAAATTGAACGATGAATCCATGCCAGAACCATTGTGTTACACCGAATCCATGGGGCGTATAAGGGATCAGAAACGGGAGGTTTTATGAGTGTACCGTCAACAAACTTGTCCTTGTTCTTGGAGATCAGCGCAATATGCATCGATCTCGCCCAAGTATGGTAATTTTTATCATCAAGAAGAGGTGAAATGAGGATGATTGAAAGGATTTTCATTCGGATGTAGGTAATACGGATTCGACGATTCGGTGAAACTCTGGTTAGCCATGAAAACAAAGATAAAGAGATAGTAAGAATCTGCAAAATGGAACAGTAATGCAGTCGATTGGAGAGGGGAAAGGAAGAACAATGGCTACCAGAGCTAGTGAAGCTCTGATACCATGTCAATGTTCATATGAAGCAATGCAGTAGTAAGAGAAGATGCAACAATGTTCATATGAAGCAATGCAGTAGTAAGAGAAGATGCAATAATGACAAAAATAATGAAGATGGAATCAAGATTCattcaagaagaagaagaagcaatATCATAAAGTTCTTATGAAAACTGATAGAAGGAAGCAAAAATGATTGGTGCTTCTTGTATATTCAGATTATCCACATACAAAGAATGAATTAAATATCAGTATATATTacagtatatatatatatatatatatatatatatatatatatatatatatatatatatatatatatatatatatatatatatatatatatatatatatatatatatatatatatatatatataatatatatatatatatatatataatatatatatatatatatatatatatatatatatatatatatatatatatatgctaaTAATAGAAAGGAGTTggaaaaaaaatagaaaaaatagaAGTTAATATAATTCTGTTCAAAAGATTATAAAAGAATGGTGAGGTGTGGTTGAAAGAAGAAGGggtttttttcttcttcttcatattAGATAGTATTTACGATTTTAAGATAGAATAAGAGTATATAAACTcaaataaaaattatttaaaaaaaaaataaaaaaatggtGACACCTTTGAAATTCTAATTTGCTTAGTTAACTTAAGAATGCGTTTTTTTTAAAATCATTATGTGCATAAAAAATgtataaattaattattttttaaatgtaaatgtattaattatttaatttacTCACAATAAAAAACTTTGAAATACCTTAGTACACAATAAATTTAAAAcaataatattaattttattcTAACATATTTATCTTCTTTTTAATATAATAAAGTTTATAAATAGATACTATACTTTTTTTTAATAGTAAAAccaattattttaaaaattatatttataaattTAAGAGATACAATATTGATATTCATAAATTTTTGAGTTTTAGGTAAAAAATCATTTATTAGGAATAAAAATATCAAAgataaataataattaatttgaaaTATTATAAAAATGATTAATATGTGATTTTAAGTTTATTCTTATATTCTTTTCTAAtgtataatataaaaaaatataaatatatgtCTTAATAAGTATCGGTATGACTCTGTCCGACTCGGGTAAAATCTTTAAACCTCGAACATTTGTTTATACAAATTTATTGTCCGGTTTAATTATCTTGGTTAATAATAGCCTTGGTTCGTGGTTCAAACCGGATGAACCGTCCGGTTCAATTTTAAAACTTCATTACAAAgtgaaagagaaaaaaaaacacAAGGTGTGATAGCAAAAACAACGGTGCATAAAACTTGCATCTTCAAGGCACAACACAAGGTACTTTCACTCTCCATTGTTCTGCATCTCAATTCTCAAACCAATCCGTTGCTATTCTGCTTATCTTGTCACGTTTTCCATATTCAGTAATTGCAGTTCTGATGTGAATTAGGTCAATTTTTTGCGATCTGTCCCTAAATCCTAGTGTTACTGTTAATTGATAGGTATTAGGGTTTAATTGAATCGTTAACTAATATATATTAGGGTCGTTAATTGAATTGTTAATTGATAGGCATTAGGGTTAATTGAATTGTTAATTGATAATATTAGGGTTAATTGAATTGTTAATTGATAGCCATTAGGGTTAATAAATTATTTCAATATTAGTTTACTAAGAACTATTCAGctcaatttttttttgttaattcTTCTGTGAAGTATCTACCAACTTTGCTGATGATTAGTTTTTAGAAAGTTGAACTTTTCACGCATTTGGTTTATCTCGTCATTGGATTGAGGTTGCTTGATATGGGATAGTTCAGATTTTAATACAAATTTAAACCTTTTTATGAGTAAAAGAATATACAATTTCAAATCTGTACCATCCGTCTCAATTTAACAATAATAAATACACCATTTTTATTGAAGTCTCTCCTCTGAACCTGAAATCTTGCTTGATAGATCAAAGACAAGTTTCACTCGTCGTCCCAATGTAATGTTGGTGATCCAGACCAATTTGTGTGGCTCAACTTTATTATGCTGTTTTTTGTTTTAAgttttattataattattattcTAATTTTGGTTCTTGTTGTCTGAGCAGTAAGGGGTGCATTGTAGAAACTAGAGAGAGGGAAAAACAAAGAAGGGCGAGCAATGTCATTTATGAAAGGAAATTTGCTTTCTCGTACAAGAAAGCTCGTCAAGGGTTTAGCCAAGGCGGAGCCTGTGTGGCTCAAAGCCATGGAACAGTTAATATTCTGCTCTTTCATTTTTCGATGTCTTGAATTGGCTCCTgttaatgttaattttagtttttATATTGTGTTATTTGGGAATTTCTGTATAGGTTTTTATCACTGACAGCTGAATGAGAAAACCTTCAATTTCATTCATAAGTTATTGCTCCCTCTCTCCTATGTGGTATCTAAACCATAGAAGAGAGTGTGATAATTCAAGGACTAATATAATAGATTATTGAAAATAGCTTACACACTATCTGATACATTTCTATAGTTCTGAAACCTAGTGGGGGAACAAATAGGAGAGGCAGTGATATTTTAGGGACAAAATTGATGGTTTACTCTTTGGTGCACAATGGTATTTTTCTTCAACGTTTGTTTCTCTTTCTGGATTTTTTCATCTTGCAAAATTTATCTTACTGTTTTTTCCTGAATTCACTAATGGTTCTTGTGATTCATGTGTTTTTCATCTTGCAAAATTTATCATGTGTTTGCCACTGCATTTTGATTTTCAAATATTTAAGCAGTGCTAATCTTTCTATGTCAATGTCCTTTTTATCATTTCATGAATGGGTGAAAATTGTgtaatattttgattttattatgAATTCCAGGGCACCGCCAGCAACATTTCCACGGCCTGAGGGGAAAATTCCGACCATCACGCTTCCTGAAGATGTTTATGTAAAGAGATTTTATAAAAAATATCCAGAATCAAAATACCATGATCCCATCAAGTATGTCCTTTTTCTCATTTCTCTTGTTTTTTCTTAATCTTCAAGCATGTTATCCTATTTTTCTATTGCGGTGAACTCTGCTGTCTTGTTAATTTTTACGAGTTTGGTTTCTCTATAGTAATATGACATGATCATTAAGGAAATTTGTAGTTGATATTCTGAAATTGGAATTCATGAATGGGGAAATGTTGGACTTCAACATCCAATCAGTGTTATCAAATATCTGCCATGGCGGAACTATGGCGGATATACATGGCGGTTTTTGCGCTTGCAGCAATGGTAAATATCGTCCGATATTGCGGGTTTTTCTGCCATAATCCGCTATAACAATGCCACAAAGTGCCCGGTATGGTGGAATTTTGGCTCTGCCATGGACAACACTGGATCCAATTTGATTTTTGGTATATTCTTAAGAAAGAACTTTGGTGCTTTTTCCTAACTATAGCTTCTGGATGAGAATTTACAGATTGGTTCCTCCTCTTTAAACACATTTATTCATCTAAATATCTATATAAGAATGTTAACTACTTAGTTTGGTTCAATGCCTAATGTTAATAGCTAAAATATTTGTTAACAAATTTCAGTTCTGTATGATTGTTACCTTGTTCCTGATATGGTTCTTATTCATTTCTGATGTTTATTTTATTGGTTCAGAGGTCATGCTAGCCTCTTGTGTGACACAAAAACTGTTAGGAAATAGATCCGTCCTGTTATTTTTCAGTAGCATCTGGAATTTGGTTATGTTCTCTAGTTGAATGAATATTTCTCTCATAATGTGAGTTTATTTCTGTCAAGACAGGTTAAAAATAGAAATAACTATAATTTCTCTCATTTTACTTCCTTCAATCTTGTGGATTTGCGCGTTAAGTGGCTGAACTAATTCTTAAATATCAAACTTCTCGTGTTGTGAACTCTTAGTAACATGTTTCACAACTTCTCGATTGTATAATGTATGTCTTGTGAATCTGTTTCCTTTGCTATCTGCTAATTCTTAGCATACTTGCATGTTATGTTGATGGACGCGTAGTCCTCAAGTTATTTTTCCAAAAATAGTGTATGATATATCAATTCACTTAAGAATATGTCAATAGAAGAGCTGTTACTAATTGATGGAGCGTGCATACAATCAAGATTGTAGAGTGTTAGGTTTTTTTCCTCCCAAGACGTTTCCATCCGCTTGAGAAAACTCATACATTATCCATATTCCTTGTCTACTTATCTGTGGTGATAGTAAAATTTAAGTATAAAATGCATTATTTACCTATTAATATGTATGATTAATGTTTCAAGCTCAACAACAGGTTTAATGCTATCGATCCCCCTCCATCTCGTTTATTCGCCTTAAGGGTTCTTGAGTTGaaagagcaaggcattgttgagGAAGAAGCAATGGAAGTAGCAGATGTACATAACCTAAATTTGGTTCCTGAATATTTTCTCTCTGCAATTCGATTTACTCTTTTGCCGTCTAACAAGCACTTTTTGCCTTTTTATTTTTCCTTTGTAGATGGAATATCTAGCGGAGAAAAAGGCAAAGAAGAAAGCATATGCTCGTCTGAAGCAAATTGCGCGCCTCCAAGGAAAGAGACTGCCTCCAAACCCATATCCTTGTCCTATCAAGGAGATCCAAGCCGAGGAGAAGAAATATGTTCGTGATCGTTTCTTCAATCCCAAGATACTCGAAATTGTGAAACAAAAGAAAGAGGAATCCATGCAGAGA from Lathyrus oleraceus cultivar Zhongwan6 chromosome 1, CAAS_Psat_ZW6_1.0, whole genome shotgun sequence includes:
- the LOC127125758 gene encoding uncharacterized protein LOC127125758, with the translated sequence MSFMKGNLLSRTRKLVKGLAKAEPVWLKAMEQAPPATFPRPEGKIPTITLPEDVYVKRFYKKYPESKYHDPIKFNAIDPPPSRLFALRVLELKEQGIVEEEAMEVADMEYLAEKKAKKKAYARLKQIARLQGKRLPPNPYPCPIKEIQAEEKKYVRDRFFNPKILEIVKQKKEESMQRFGRGDW